In a single window of the Nodularia spumigena CCY9414 genome:
- a CDS encoding SDR family NAD(P)-dependent oxidoreductase: MLTALITGASSGIGKAFAQELATRKTNLVLVSRSAEKLNQLAKKLQDQYNIQVDVIVKDLTETDAPAAVFDITKSKGLTIDLLINNAGFGDYGDFAESDRERQIKIVQLNVLALVDLTHKFLPLMRQRHSVGIINVSSITAFQPIPYLSVYAASKAFILSFSEALWAENRPYGVGVLATCPGPIETNFFVEANFPTALAGNTDKAYSSEEVVRESLKALENHQPTLVMGDIKTQIRSTLARLVPRKILLNMLARHFKS, translated from the coding sequence ATGCTAACTGCTTTAATAACTGGTGCATCTAGTGGTATTGGTAAAGCCTTTGCCCAAGAATTAGCTACACGCAAGACAAACCTGGTTTTAGTTTCCCGTTCCGCAGAAAAACTTAATCAACTAGCAAAAAAACTACAAGACCAATACAATATTCAAGTTGATGTTATTGTTAAAGATTTAACAGAAACTGATGCACCTGCGGCTGTATTTGATATAACTAAAAGTAAGGGTTTAACCATTGATTTATTAATCAATAATGCTGGTTTTGGTGACTATGGTGATTTTGCCGAAAGTGACAGAGAACGGCAAATAAAAATTGTACAGCTTAACGTTTTGGCATTGGTAGATTTAACCCATAAATTTCTACCTCTTATGCGTCAACGCCATTCTGTCGGCATTATTAACGTATCTTCAATTACAGCATTTCAACCAATACCATATCTTTCTGTTTATGCTGCTAGTAAAGCTTTTATTCTCAGTTTCAGTGAAGCACTTTGGGCAGAAAATCGTCCCTATGGTGTGGGTGTCCTAGCTACTTGTCCAGGCCCCATAGAAACCAACTTTTTTGTAGAAGCTAACTTTCCGACAGCTTTAGCAGGAAATACAGATAAGGCTTATTCTTCTGAAGAAGTTGTGCGTGAATCATTAAAGGCTTTAGAAAATCATCAACCAACACTGGTTATGGGTGACATTAAAACTCAAATCAGAAGTACATTAGCTCGATTAGTACCCCGAAAAATTCTATTGAA